A region from the Neomonachus schauinslandi unplaced genomic scaffold, ASM220157v2 HiC_scaffold_2233, whole genome shotgun sequence genome encodes:
- the LOC123323906 gene encoding protocadherin alpha-10-like produces MLASGPGGQGTKYLLLSVLLLAAWGAESGQVHYSVPEEAKHGTFVGRIAQDLGLELAELVPRLFRVASKGHGDLLEVNLQNGILFVNSRIDREELCGRSAECSIHLEVIVDRPLQVFHVEVEVKDINDNPPVFPATQKNLFISETRALDSHFSLEGASDADIGANALLTYKLSPSEYFSLEVPTNDDQVKPLQLVLKKLLDREVASELLLVLQATDGGKPELTGSTELHITVLDVNDNAPVFDKAVHRVKLLENSRNGTLVIRLNASDLDEGSNSHILYSFATDVSSNTEAFFCIDSASGEIKVNGKIDFEETKLWKLQIEAVDKGNPPMFGHCTILVEILDINDNAPELLVTSLSLSVPEDATLGTVIALISVTDRDSGANGQVTCSLTPHVPFKLVSTFKNYY; encoded by the coding sequence ATGTTAGCTTCAGGACCAGGTGGCCAGGGAACCAAGTACTTGCTGCTCTCGGTTCTGCTCCTTGCAGCGTGGGGGGCCGAGAGCGGCCAGGTCCATTACTCGGTCCCGGAGGAGGCCAAACACGGCACCTTCGTGGGCCGCATCGCCCAGGACTTGGGGCTGGAGCTGGCAGAGCTGGTGCCGCGCCTCTTCCGAGTGGCGTCCAAGGGTCACGGGGATCTTCTGGAGGTGAATCTGCAGAATGGCATTTTGTTTGTGAATTCTCGGATCGACCGGGAGGAGCTGTGTGGACGGAGCGCGGAGTGCAGCATCCACCTGGAGGTGATCGTGGACAGGCCGCTTCAGGTTTTCCATGTGGAGGTGGAGGTGAAGGACATTAACGATAATCCGCCTGTATTCCCAGCAAcacaaaaaaatttgtttatttccGAAACAAGGGCTCTTGACTCTCATTTTTCACTAGAGGGCGCCTCTGATGCAGATATCGGGGCCAACGCTCTGCTCACTTACAAACTGAGCCCCAGtgagtatttttctttggaagTACCCACCAACGACGATCAGGTAAAACCGCTTCAACTAGTACTAAAAAAACTCTTAGACAGGGAAGTCGCTTCAGAGCTTCTCTTGGTGCTCCAAGCAACTGATGGGGGCAAACCTGAGCTGACAGGTAGCACAGAGTTACACATCACAGTGCTGGATGTAAATGACAACGCCCCAGTGTTTGACAAAGCAGTCCATCGTGTAAAATTACTGGAGAATTCGAGAAACGGTACACTGGTTATTAGACTTAACGCCTCGGATTTGGATGAAGGTTCAAACAGCCACATTCTTTATTCCTTTGCAACTGATGTCTCCTCTAATACAGAAGCCTTTTTCTGCATAGATTCAGCCAgtggagaaataaaagtaaacggaaaaatagattttgaagAAACTAAATTATGGAAACTTCAAATAGAAGCAGTTGACAAAGGAAATCCCCCGATGTTTGGTCACTGCACAATCTTGGTAGAAATCTTGGACATTAATGATAATGCTCCGGAGTTGCTAGTGACGTCACTATCGTTGTCTGTTCCAGAGGATGCTACACTAGGGACTGTCATCGCCCTAATCAG